A region of Parafrankia discariae DNA encodes the following proteins:
- a CDS encoding IS5 family transposase, with amino-acid sequence MVEPVLTAWRNERHRKGLTIGRPPTHDLRSVLNAILYVDRTGIPWRYLPHDYPPWETVYGYFAHWHNDGVLDQLIDLTRRRVRTSAGHDPEPTACMIDSQSVKTAPTVPAATQGIDPGKKIVGRKRTIIVDTLGLLLTVLVTTASTSDSRAGLHLLTTLAATHPRIRKAWADSAYRTTVIEHAAERGIDVETVRCDPATKGFIPLPHRWIVERTFGWLMAYRRLARDYEAHPTRSEAMIDLAMIDLMGRRATGESTPTWRGT; translated from the coding sequence CTGGTCGAACCCGTGCTGACCGCCTGGCGCAACGAACGCCACCGCAAAGGCCTGACCATCGGACGCCCCCCAACACACGATCTGCGCAGCGTCCTCAACGCGATCCTGTACGTCGACCGCACCGGTATCCCCTGGCGCTATCTTCCCCACGACTACCCGCCCTGGGAAACCGTCTACGGCTACTTCGCCCACTGGCACAACGACGGCGTCCTCGACCAACTCATCGACCTGACACGACGCCGCGTCCGCACCAGCGCAGGCCACGACCCCGAACCCACCGCCTGCATGATCGACTCCCAGAGCGTCAAGACCGCCCCCACCGTTCCCGCTGCCACCCAGGGCATCGACCCCGGCAAGAAGATCGTCGGACGGAAACGGACCATCATCGTCGACACCCTCGGGCTACTGCTCACCGTCCTGGTCACCACCGCCAGCACCTCCGACAGCCGCGCCGGCCTCCACCTGCTGACCACTCTCGCCGCCACCCATCCCAGAATCCGTAAAGCCTGGGCCGACAGCGCCTACCGCACCACCGTCATCGAACACGCCGCCGAGCGGGGTATCGACGTCGAAACCGTCCGCTGTGACCCCGCCACCAAAGGGTTCATTCCTCTTCCCCACAGGTGGATCGTGGAACGAACCTTCGGCTGGCTGATGGCCTACCGCCGTCTCGCCCGCGACTACGAAGCCCACCCCACCCGCTCCGAAGCCATGATTGATCTTGCGATGATCGACCTCATGGGCCGCCGCGCCACCGGCGAATCAACCCCAACCTGGCGAGGAACCTGA